A DNA window from Trypanosoma brucei brucei TREU927 chromosome 10, whole genome shotgun sequence contains the following coding sequences:
- a CDS encoding ubiquitin activating E1 enzyme, putative (similar to Autophagy protein APG7 (APG12 activating enzyme) (Swiss-Prot:P38862) (Saccharomyces cerevisiae)) — MERLKYLMHDFRIEISFWYELEKRKLHEWRLSEPIIRSPVFGVTSSSSSGIYRSLVSLRAESLSASRVNVTRRLRDETSVSEGDPIDDHSGGTGTSLRCVHTLHDGFIQNFNTAKQLYQLPRRSALWDILKKSLLLPLYTCCKNKREENVTEYSSAEELAWEDVNFSIMALYTYADLKSHRFLYSVAFPVFDLGSPVFVQRRVKGGYTAAGSEFKGVYFPNQFAVDRVHAHLLEKLQKRPENGPNPFIVVRSSAADVKGKGNNDDGCVIFLPFSPKSMEAASNHSMPLIAFLDYSSEGSPGWAVRNIVSALRLAQPLITSFALYCVRNNDVSESVLFHCMCEPLSYTLEEVVEGVSPAKVVGWVDPESDGGASSVHTIDLGPLMSPDKLADASAGLNLTLMKWRALPELNLDRLAQCKALLLGTGTLGCNVARQLLMWGVRHITLVDRGKVSFSNPVRQTLFELSDVNNPREEERNKAIAAAKALKRILPGVNARGVPLTIHMPGHRVDKAREEEVKAEIEALDELIRSHDVVFLLTDSREARWLPTLMATAHCKPTVNVALAFDTYVVMRHGLDPPEGSDKGAKYVRLGCYFCSDSVAPRDSITARTLDQQCTVTRPGLSAIASAIAVELLAQLYNHPLGFACPPYVQSERDATPGVSDSVAGGAVCPLGTIPQQIRGSVAHHNVYTLHGCRYEQCTACSDPIVRSYKDEGSAFVLRCINDPMYIEEVSGVKAFKESCALDSCDGWDDDVDNQ; from the coding sequence ATGGAGCGCTTGAAGTATTTGATGCATGATTTTCGCATTGAGATCAGTTTTTGGTATGAactggaaaagaggaaactaCATGAATGGAGGCTGTCCGAGCCCATCATTCGCTCGCCAGTATTTGGTGTTACGAGTTCCTCATCTTCAGGTATCTATCGGTCATTAGTATCGCTGAGGGCGGAAAGCTTGTCCGCGAGCCGTGTGAATGTCACGAGGCGTCTTAGGGACGAAACATCGGTGAGTGAAGGAGACCCAATCGACGACCATTCTGGTGGTACCGGCACGAGTTTGCGGTGTGTGCACACACTACACGATGGCTTTATTCAAAACTTTAATACGGCTAAGCAACTTTACCAACTTCCTCGTCGTAGCGCATTGTGGgatattttgaaaaagtcacttcttcttcctctgtaTACTTGTTGCAAAAATAAGCGCGAGGAAAACGTAACTGAATACTCTTCTGCGGAGGAACTAGCGTGGGAGGACGTAAACTTCTCAATTATGGCGCTTTACACGTACGCGGACCTTAAAAGCCACCGTTTCCTTTATTCGGTTGCCTTTCCTGTTTTTGATCTTGGCTCTCCTGTCTTTGTTCAACGGCGCGTAAAAGGTGGTTATACTGCTGCTGGGTCTGAATTTAAAGGTGTTTACTTTCCGAACCAATTTGCTGTTGACCGCGTTCATGCGCATTTGTTGGAGAAACTGCAGAAGAGACCCGAGAATGGACCCAATCCCTTTATTGTCGTGCGATCTTCCGCTGCTGATGTGAAGGGTAAAGGAAACAATGATGATGGGTGTGTTATATTTCTACCATTCTCGCCCAAGTCTATGGAAGCAGCGTCGAATCATTCAATGCCGTTGATTGCTTTCCTGGACTATTCTTCTGAAGGCTCGCCCGGATGGGCTGTGCGCAACATTGTTAGTGCTCTTCGATTGGCGCAGCCACTCATTACTTCGTTTGCTTTATACTGCGTGCGGAACAACGATGTGTCAGAGAGCGTCCTCTTTCACTGTATGTGCGAGCCGCTTTCCTATACCTTAGAGGAGGTTGTAGAAGGTGTTAGTCCAGCCAAAGTAGTTGGCTGGGTGGATCCGGAAAGCGACGGTGGAGCCTCGAGTGTTCACACTATTGATCTGGGCCCCCTGATGTCTCCGGATAAACTGGCCGACGCGAGCGCTGGGCTTAACTTAACTTTGATGAAGTGGCGCGCGCTGCCTGAACTTAACCTCGATAGGTTGGCGCAGTGCAAAGCTCTACTGTTAGGGACAGGAACGCTCGGTTGCAACGTGGCACGGCAGTTGCTCATGTGGGGTGTGAGGCATATCACACTTGTGGATCGCGGTAAAGTGTCATTTTCAAACCCGGTTCGACAAACACTCTTTGAGTTGTCTGACGTCAACAACCCACGGGAAGAAGAACGAAATAAAGCCATTGCCGCAGCTAAGGCACTGAAACGTATCCTTCCTGGTGTAAACGCACGTGGTGTGCCATTGACAATACACATGCCCGGTCACCGCGTGGACAAGGCCCGTGAGGAAGAAGTAAAGGCAGAAATAGAGGCTCTGGATGAACTCATACGCTCACACGATGTGGTGTTCTTGTTGACTGACAGCCGAGAAGCGCGCTGGTTACCTACACTAATGGCCACTGCACACTGTAAACCAACCGTTAATGTTGCACTTGCATTTGACACATATGTTGTTATGCGCCATGGATTGGACCCACCGGAAGGCAGTGACAAAGGGGCGAAGTACGTTCGTCTGGGTTGCTACTTCTGCAGTGATTCCGTCGCCCCTCGGGACAGTATTACCGCTCGCACGCTTGACCAGCAGTGCACTGTCACTCGGCCTGGTCTCTCAGCGATTGCATCTGCTATTGCAGTGGAGTTGCTTGCCCAACTTTACAACCACCCTCTGGGATTTGCCTGTCCTCCTTACGTCCAGAGTGAGAGGGACGCGACACCGGGGGTCTCCGATTCCGTTGCAGGTGGCGCTGTTTGCCCTTTGGGCACGATCCCACAGCAAATACGTGGTAGCGTCGCCCACCACAACGTTTACACACTCCATGGTTGCCGTTACGAGCAGTGCACCGCATGCTCCGATCCTATCGTACGCTCATACAAGGACGAGGGGTCAGCTTTTGTGCTACGATGTATCAACGACCCTATGTACATTGAAGAAGTAAGTGGGGTGAAAGCATTTAAAGAAAGTTGTGCTCTTGATAGTTGCGACGGCTGGGATGATGATGTGGACAATCAGTAG
- a CDS encoding procyclic form surface glycoprotein, translating into MCIEQLVHSVGEFFKTAVACLCCLLIGGPVLIGVGVLFLSSDDPRDNFKKAVSAFDPKPLESWTGTFSDVKATVRRQSLSVAGFGPIPSVYTEATVPVSGNTDGSQLVVKVNINTVAPFTRRSPLHATRERWFSCSSSQCSGYSRKCDCQEKHEQFRNKCYSQGGQYTTQSSKCRLGEKCGYCKQEVYLSKLYLVAASDGKGGYRESTQYQSALYSFGHLSQGYEAVPQDKVQVQLYSEGDPFIALERETMGEGEFGVPNRTMGIACIVAGSLLLLLEIAVCVCVVCFCLKRKGSSSNDTSDPDTPQGDGSPYTYGQSQPPPPPGYAYGQPLPQQGYLYGQPPPPQQQGYPYGQPPPPQQGHTYGQPPPPQQGGYTYGKPPPQQGYTYGQPPPPQGGYTYGQPPPPQQQGHSYGQAPCPQPNPTV; encoded by the coding sequence ATGTGCATCGAACAGCTCGTGCACTCTGTCGGTGAATTCTTCAAGACCGCGGTTGCGTGCCTATGTTGTCTCCTCATTGGAGGCCCTGTCCTCATCGGTGTTGGCGTACTTTTCCTCTCCAGCGACGACCCTCGTGACAATTTCAAGAAGGCGGTGAGTGCATTCGACCCAAAGCCCCTGGAGAGTTGGACTGGAACATTCAGTGATGTGAAGGCCACCGTCAGACGGCAGTCACTGTCCGTCGCGGGTTTTGGTCCGATACCGTCCGTTTACACTGAAGCCACCGTCCCGGTTAGCGGTAACACCGATGGCAGCCAACTGGTAGTGAAGGTGAACATTAACACCGTCGCACCGTTCACGCGGAGGTCACCTCTTCATGCAACAAGGGAGAGATGGTTCTCCTGCAGTTCTTCTCAATGTTCTGGATATTCCAGAAAATGTGACTGTCAAGAGAAGCACGAGCAATTTAGGAACAAGTGCTATTCACAAGGTGGCCAATACACTACTCAAAGCTCGAAATGTCGGTTGGGTGAAAAGTGCGGCTACTGCAAGCAGGAAGTGTATTTGTCCAAGCTCTATCTTGTCGCTGCAAGCGATGGAAAAGGGGGGTACAGGGAAAGTACCCAATATCAGAGCGCGTTGTACAGTTTTGGACATCTGTCCCAGGGATACGAGGCGGTACCCCAGGATAAGGTTCAGGTGCAGTTATACAGTGAGGGAGATCCTTTCATCGCACTCGAGCGTGAAACGATGGGCGAGGGTGAATTCGGCGTTCCGAATCGGACAATGGGAATCGCTTGTATCGTGGCCGGATCGCTGCTCCTTCTTCTGGAAATtgccgtgtgtgtgtgtgtagtttGCTTCTGTCTGAAGCGTAAGGGCTCTTCATCCAATGATACGAGTGATCCTGATACACCTCAGGGGGATGGCTCTCCTTATACATACGGACAATcacaaccaccaccaccaccaggtTATGCCTACGGCCAACCACTGCCGCAGCAGGGCTACCTTTATGGgcaaccaccaccgccgcaaCAACAAGGTTATCCCTATGggcaaccaccaccaccgcaacAAGGGCACACGTATGGCcaaccaccaccgccgcaaCAAGGAGGGTATACTTATGGGAAGCCACCACCGCAACAAGGGTACACGTATGGCcaaccgccaccaccacaaggAGGCTATACTTACGGCcaaccgccaccaccgcaACAACAGGGTCACTCTTATGGGCAAGCGCCCTGCCCCCAACCAAATCCTACAGTGTAG